One Hippoglossus hippoglossus isolate fHipHip1 chromosome 13, fHipHip1.pri, whole genome shotgun sequence genomic window carries:
- the cryba1a gene encoding crystallin, beta A1a, translating to MALNNPNPLGPWKITVYDQENFQGKRLEFTSACQNIMECGVDNIRSLKVECGAWAGYEHSSFCGQQFVLERGEYPHWESWSGSNAYHIERMMSFRPICSAHHKESKMVLFEKENFMGRQWEVNDDYPSLQAMGWGNNEIGSMQIQSGAWVCYQFPGYRGYQYIMECDRHGGEYKHYREWGSHAQSFQVQSVRRIQQ from the exons ATGGCTCTGAATAATCCCAACCCACTGGGACCATGGAAG ATCACAGTTTATGACCAGGAGAACTTCCAGGGTAAGCGTCTGGAGTTTACCTCAGCGTGCCAGAACATCATGGAGTGTGGCGTGGACAACATCCGCTCGCTGAAGGTGGAATGTGGAGC CTGGGCAGGATATGAGCACTCCAGTTTCTGTGGACAGCAGTTTGTGTTGGAGAGAGGAGAATATCCTCACTGGGAGTCTTGGAGCGGCAGCAACGCCTACCACATTGAGAGGATGATGTCCTTCCGCCccatctgctctgct CACCACAAGGAGTCCAAGATGGTGCTGTTTGAGAAGGAGAACTTCATGGGACGCCAGTGGGAGGTGAACGATGACTACCCATCTCTGCAGGCCATGGGCTGGGGCAACAACGAGATTGGATCCATGCAAATTCAGAGCGGCGC ctgggtGTGCTACCAGTTTCCAGGTTACCGTGGTTACCAGTACATCATGGAGTGCGATCGTCATGGTGGCGAGTACAAACATTACAGAGAGTGGGGCTCCCATGCTCAGTCCTTCCAGGTGCAGTCGGTGCGTCGAATCCAGCAATGA